The Pyrenophora tritici-repentis strain M4 chromosome 10, whole genome shotgun sequence genome contains a region encoding:
- a CDS encoding DUF2838 domain containing protein: MTAPTSPPRLKRPLHRRTPSSLESVQEEVTAMSSPEDAGGVPKSKSEPELGVSGLSVPGNSPHAASSLLEEPTASSTDGQPPLTTPGLSRSASFSNSSYQDESDFEDTAFFPPVEKLTMFDFVENLALSQRIEKIQNSIASQTEKIKNQAKNRGITRDRVVEEWRRRVPTEAEQLDKYKKRMLHSVDRLNRRWKESLTVTAREKASFIAAVMNIFVSGYLVGCHPDWFPHWYTAQLLYFMPIRFITYHKKGYHYFLADLCYFVNILMVMSIYIFPQSKRLFIATYCLCMGNNAIAIVMWRNSLVFHSMDKVVSLFIHMMPCVTLHCLVHLLSPEYQQEHYPAIYNIRHSDPTSPHHYSLPQMMLWATCPYAFWQLSYHFLITVRRREQIAAGRPTSFTWLRKSYAKTWIGKIVLALPDFLQEPAFMFIQYSYAVLTMLPCPVWFWYRWPSGLFLTIVFIWSVYNGATYYIDVFGNRFQKELEQLKKDMAKWQASPEGAFTPFTPMGDGADGAEKQLGYIPPLEGSTSVKPVDNTTRERK, encoded by the exons ATGACAGCCCCGACATCTCCTCCGCGTCTGAAGCGACCCCTCCATCGCCGAACCCCGTCTAGTCTCGAGAGCGTCCAGGAAGAAGTGACGGCCATGTCGTCTCCCGAGGATGCGGGCGGTGTGCCCAAGTCCAAGTCGGAACCGGAGCTGGGAGTCTCTGGCCTCTCTGTGCCTGGCAACTCGCCACATGCCGCCTCTTCCCTACTCGAAGAACCGACTGCTTCGTCCACTGATGGACAACCACCGCTCACCACGCCTGGTCTCTCGCGCTCCGCCTCCTTCTCCAACAGCTCCTACCAAGATGAGTCCGACTTTGAGGATACCGCCTTCTTCCCACCTGTCGAGAAGCTCACCATGTTTGACTTTGTCGAGAACCTCGCTCTCTCGCAGCGTATCGAGAAGATTCAGAACTCCATCGCCTCGCAGACGGAGAAGATTAAGAACCAAGCGAAGAACCGGGGCATAACTAGGGACCGTGTAGTCGAGGAGTGGCGCCGCAGAGTGCCCACGGAAGCAGAGCAGCTCGATAAATACAAGAAGCGCATGCTCCATTCTGTGGACCGTCTGAACAGACGCTGGAAGGAATCACTAACAGTGACGGCGCGCGAAAAGGCCTCCTTCATCGCCGCTGTTATGAACATCTTCGTCTCGGGCTACTTGGTTGGCTGCCATCCAGACTGGTTCCCCCACTGGTATACTGCCCAGCTGCTCTACTTTATGCCGATCCGCTTCATCACCTACCACAAGAAGGGCTACCACTACTTCCTGGCCGATCTATGCTACTTTGTCAATATCCTCATGGTTATGAGCATCTACATCTTTCCTCAGTCTAAACGCCTGTTCATCGCGACATATTGCCTCTGTATGGGTAACAACGCCATCGCCATTGTCATGTGGCGGAACTCGCTCGTCTTCCACAGCATGGACAAGGTGGTCAG TCTGTTCATCCACATGATGCCCTGCGTAACGCTACACTGCCTCGTCCACTTGCTATCCCCAGAATATCAACAAGAACACTATCCCGCCATCTACAACATTCGTCATTCCGACCCGACTTCTCCCCACCACTATAGCCTTCCACAGATGATGTTATGGGCGACCTGTCCGTATGCCTTCTGGCAACTGAGCTATCACTTCCTCATTACGGTGCGCCGCCGCGAACAGATCGCCGCGGGTCGACCTACCAGCTTCACTTGGCTGCGAAAGTCGTATGCCAAAACCTGGATCGGCAAAATTGTCCTCGCGCTTCCCGACTTCCTTCAAGAGCCCGCCTTTATGTTCATCCAGTACAGTTATGCTGTTCTCACCATGCTTCCCTGCCCTGTTTGGTTTTGGTACCGCTGGCCTAGCGGTCTATTCCTTACCATCGTCTTCATCTGGAGTGTTTACAACGGTGCCACCTACTACATTGACGTCTTTGGCAATCGCTTCCAGAAAGAGTTGGAACAGTTGAAGAAGGACATGGCAAAGTGGCAGGCCTCACCAGAAGGCGCCTTCACCCCCTTCACACCAATGGGTGACGGAGCAGATGGAGCAGAGAAGCAATTAGGTTACATCCCTCCACTTGAGGGCAGCACCAGTGTGAAGCCTGTGGACAATactacaagagagagaaagtAG